A stretch of Oncorhynchus mykiss isolate Arlee chromosome 12, USDA_OmykA_1.1, whole genome shotgun sequence DNA encodes these proteins:
- the LOC110538228 gene encoding apoptosis regulator BAX isoform X1 produces the protein MTAGGSRLKVILVTLQDGYAVGRRRFSLFNSTFLGIFCLNEDEGQTTQTIGNGTDQVLELGKRLLTDFIYERVRRHADSSTQLSVLQTQLGGSELCDPNHKKLAQCLQQIGDELDGNTQLQSMINDTALQPSQEVFMRVACEIFSDGKFNWGRVVALFYFACRLVIKALLTKVPDIIRTIITWATDYLRDHVINWIREQGGWEGIRSYFGTPTWQTVGVFLAGVLTTVLVIRRM, from the exons ATGACTGCAGGCGGAAGCAGACTCAAAGTAATATTAGTAACTTTACAAGATGGCTACGCCGTCGGGAGGAGGCGATTCAG TCTTTTTAACAGTACTTTCCTGGGGATATTTTGTCTCAATGAAGATGAAGGACAAACCACACAGACAATCG GTAATGGAACTGATCAGGTACTAGAACTGGGaaaaagattactgacaga TTTCATCTACGAGCGGGTTCGTCGCCATGCTGACAGCAGTACTCAGTTGTCAGTGTTACAGACCCAGTTGGGCGGGAGTGAGCTGTGTGACCCCAACCACAAGAAACTGGCCCAGTGCCTGCAGCAGATTGGAGATGAGCTGGATGGCAATACACAACTCCAAAG TATGATAAATGATACTGCACTCCAGCCCAGCCAGGAGGTTTTTATGAGAGTGGCCTGTGAGATCTTCTCTGATGGGAAGTTCAACTGGGGCAGGGTGGTGGCACTCTTCTACTTTGCCTGTCGGCTGGTCATCAAG GCTCTGTTGACCAAGGTCCCcgacatcatcagaaccattatCACCTGGGCCACAGACTACCTGCGAGATCATGTGATCAACTGGATTAGGGAGCAGGGTGGCTGG GAGGGAATCCGTTCCTACTTTGGCACTCCCACCTGGCAGACCGTGGGGGTGTTCCTCGCTGGAGTTCTTACCACTGTGCTGGTCATCCGCAGGATGTGA
- the LOC110538228 gene encoding apoptosis regulator BAX isoform X3, with translation MATPSGGGDSGNGTDQVLELGKRLLTDFIYERVRRHADSSTQLSVLQTQLGGSELCDPNHKKLAQCLQQIGDELDGNTQLQSMINDTALQPSQEVFMRVACEIFSDGKFNWGRVVALFYFACRLVIKALLTKVPDIIRTIITWATDYLRDHVINWIREQGGWEGIRSYFGTPTWQTVGVFLAGVLTTVLVIRRM, from the exons ATGGCTACGCCGTCGGGAGGAGGCGATTCAG GTAATGGAACTGATCAGGTACTAGAACTGGGaaaaagattactgacaga TTTCATCTACGAGCGGGTTCGTCGCCATGCTGACAGCAGTACTCAGTTGTCAGTGTTACAGACCCAGTTGGGCGGGAGTGAGCTGTGTGACCCCAACCACAAGAAACTGGCCCAGTGCCTGCAGCAGATTGGAGATGAGCTGGATGGCAATACACAACTCCAAAG TATGATAAATGATACTGCACTCCAGCCCAGCCAGGAGGTTTTTATGAGAGTGGCCTGTGAGATCTTCTCTGATGGGAAGTTCAACTGGGGCAGGGTGGTGGCACTCTTCTACTTTGCCTGTCGGCTGGTCATCAAG GCTCTGTTGACCAAGGTCCCcgacatcatcagaaccattatCACCTGGGCCACAGACTACCTGCGAGATCATGTGATCAACTGGATTAGGGAGCAGGGTGGCTGG GAGGGAATCCGTTCCTACTTTGGCACTCCCACCTGGCAGACCGTGGGGGTGTTCCTCGCTGGAGTTCTTACCACTGTGCTGGTCATCCGCAGGATGTGA
- the LOC110538228 gene encoding apoptosis regulator BAX isoform X2, with translation MTAGGSRLKVILVTLQDGYAVGRRRFSTFLGIFCLNEDEGQTTQTIGNGTDQVLELGKRLLTDFIYERVRRHADSSTQLSVLQTQLGGSELCDPNHKKLAQCLQQIGDELDGNTQLQSMINDTALQPSQEVFMRVACEIFSDGKFNWGRVVALFYFACRLVIKALLTKVPDIIRTIITWATDYLRDHVINWIREQGGWEGIRSYFGTPTWQTVGVFLAGVLTTVLVIRRM, from the exons ATGACTGCAGGCGGAAGCAGACTCAAAGTAATATTAGTAACTTTACAAGATGGCTACGCCGTCGGGAGGAGGCGATTCAG TACTTTCCTGGGGATATTTTGTCTCAATGAAGATGAAGGACAAACCACACAGACAATCG GTAATGGAACTGATCAGGTACTAGAACTGGGaaaaagattactgacaga TTTCATCTACGAGCGGGTTCGTCGCCATGCTGACAGCAGTACTCAGTTGTCAGTGTTACAGACCCAGTTGGGCGGGAGTGAGCTGTGTGACCCCAACCACAAGAAACTGGCCCAGTGCCTGCAGCAGATTGGAGATGAGCTGGATGGCAATACACAACTCCAAAG TATGATAAATGATACTGCACTCCAGCCCAGCCAGGAGGTTTTTATGAGAGTGGCCTGTGAGATCTTCTCTGATGGGAAGTTCAACTGGGGCAGGGTGGTGGCACTCTTCTACTTTGCCTGTCGGCTGGTCATCAAG GCTCTGTTGACCAAGGTCCCcgacatcatcagaaccattatCACCTGGGCCACAGACTACCTGCGAGATCATGTGATCAACTGGATTAGGGAGCAGGGTGGCTGG GAGGGAATCCGTTCCTACTTTGGCACTCCCACCTGGCAGACCGTGGGGGTGTTCCTCGCTGGAGTTCTTACCACTGTGCTGGTCATCCGCAGGATGTGA